From a single Candidatus Thorarchaeota archaeon genomic region:
- the eif1A gene encoding translation initiation factor eIF-1A encodes MARGRRPTPNPDAPVRVRTPNRDDGEMFAFIIQMLGHDRVRVRCEDGEIRIGRIIGKFKKRIWLRIGDLVLIVPWDFQTDEKCDVVWRYRNNEVDWLQRHGVLKTF; translated from the coding sequence TTGGCACGAGGTAGAAGACCCACACCCAATCCAGATGCACCAGTTCGAGTACGTACTCCTAATCGTGATGATGGCGAGATGTTCGCTTTTATTATTCAGATGCTAGGACATGATAGGGTCCGTGTCCGCTGCGAAGATGGTGAGATTAGAATTGGACGAATCATCGGGAAGTTCAAGAAACGAATCTGGTTGCGTATTGGTGACCTAGTTCTCATTGTTCCATGGGACTTCCAGACGGATGAAAAATGCGATGTAGTATGGCGATACCGTAACAATGAGGTCGATTGGCTTCAACGCCATGGTGTTCTCAAGACGTTTTGA
- a CDS encoding phosphoadenosine phosphosulfate reductase family protein, protein MLLLTRKKRRKFRRGHAPYLTKIRLYWCDHCNAPRFENTPCSVCGELPRRVSISPPGDPFPAMEGHLRRVIDTVDDQFGEGVGSSVFPSDKPIVLNKVSSLDAMYEVIVDGYILGRLRFEIPDRRYKFVLSLEGGRRISKFSRRKWVSCSDDAIPYLKGGANLMVPGIVGCDSEIEVGDDVMLLDSMGRVIGVGMARMSGEAMALEHRGFAVKIREFDDSEGSHINAQTASWDDVVRANEQDILAIEQEAIQFIKKITYDRKLPVVVGFSGGKDSLVTYLLVEKALGHSPPLFFMDTGLELPETVAHVHEFAKEHGADIIGERAGDQFWESVEVFGPPARDFRWCCKVLKLGPAATAIAEKMGGATLSFMGQRRLESFQRSIEPRVTSNPWVPGQISANPIQRWNALEVWLYIFREKTTFNPLYTKGYHRMGCYLCPSSPLAELEQLKTTHPELYSRWRTTLLKWADRYGFPQEWADLGFWRWKHLPKGQQELAKGLGLALKSDRATSSQEFRLDIVKGVSPCVASGYSLEGQFTSGVDFDRVKQLLPIFGSVKSSEELGALRVESGPVSITLFSSGSVVIRGPDEKTVERYRSPFERAMRRALFCQACGSCIPQCKQNALYIADDGKIAVNPSLCINCLECDLWPCPTYLS, encoded by the coding sequence TTGCTTTTACTGACACGCAAGAAGAGACGAAAATTCCGAAGAGGCCATGCACCTTATCTGACTAAGATTCGTCTGTACTGGTGTGATCATTGTAATGCGCCTCGTTTTGAGAACACCCCATGTAGTGTCTGTGGAGAATTACCTCGCCGGGTGTCGATCTCTCCTCCGGGGGATCCTTTCCCCGCAATGGAGGGTCATCTCCGTCGCGTCATTGATACGGTTGACGATCAGTTTGGAGAAGGTGTTGGTTCCTCTGTATTCCCTTCTGACAAGCCCATCGTACTGAACAAGGTCTCATCTTTGGATGCAATGTATGAAGTCATAGTCGATGGATATATTCTTGGTCGCCTTCGTTTTGAGATCCCTGATAGGCGTTACAAGTTTGTTCTCTCGTTGGAGGGAGGTCGCAGGATCTCAAAGTTCAGCCGGAGAAAGTGGGTCTCATGTTCGGATGATGCGATACCCTATCTCAAGGGTGGCGCAAATCTTATGGTGCCCGGAATAGTTGGGTGCGACTCCGAGATTGAGGTCGGTGACGATGTCATGCTTCTCGACTCTATGGGCAGAGTCATTGGAGTGGGGATGGCACGCATGAGCGGTGAGGCTATGGCTCTTGAGCATCGTGGGTTTGCCGTTAAGATACGGGAGTTTGACGACTCTGAAGGGTCACATATCAATGCACAGACTGCTAGCTGGGACGATGTTGTACGGGCGAACGAACAGGATATTCTGGCGATTGAGCAGGAGGCCATCCAGTTCATCAAGAAGATCACATACGACCGCAAGCTTCCTGTTGTAGTTGGATTTAGCGGTGGGAAGGACTCTCTTGTGACGTATCTTCTTGTTGAGAAGGCTCTCGGTCACAGTCCGCCTCTCTTCTTCATGGATACGGGTCTCGAATTGCCTGAGACTGTAGCTCATGTTCATGAATTCGCAAAAGAGCATGGGGCCGACATCATCGGCGAACGTGCAGGGGACCAGTTCTGGGAGTCGGTGGAAGTATTCGGCCCACCAGCTCGTGATTTCAGATGGTGTTGTAAGGTACTGAAACTTGGTCCTGCTGCAACAGCAATTGCAGAGAAAATGGGCGGTGCTACTCTCTCCTTCATGGGGCAGCGTCGATTGGAATCATTTCAACGCTCAATCGAACCGCGTGTCACATCCAACCCTTGGGTACCTGGTCAGATATCTGCAAATCCTATTCAACGATGGAATGCCCTTGAGGTATGGTTGTATATCTTTCGAGAAAAGACCACATTTAATCCTCTGTATACAAAAGGCTATCATCGCATGGGTTGCTATCTGTGTCCTTCATCTCCTCTTGCAGAACTTGAGCAACTTAAGACAACACATCCTGAGCTATATTCCCGTTGGCGGACAACTCTTCTAAAATGGGCAGACCGATATGGGTTCCCCCAAGAATGGGCGGATCTTGGTTTTTGGCGATGGAAGCATCTCCCTAAAGGACAGCAGGAACTTGCTAAAGGTCTTGGGCTTGCTCTGAAGAGCGATCGCGCGACCAGTTCTCAAGAATTCCGGCTTGATATCGTAAAAGGGGTTTCTCCCTGTGTCGCGTCTGGTTATAGTCTGGAGGGGCAATTCACTTCCGGAGTCGATTTTGATCGAGTCAAGCAGTTATTGCCAATCTTTGGTTCCGTAAAATCGTCAGAGGAACTTGGGGCTTTACGCGTTGAATCCGGCCCAGTAAGTATTACTCTCTTCAGTTCAGGATCGGTGGTAATACGTGGACCTGATGAGAAGACAGTTGAGCGTTATAGATCCCCGTTCGAGCGAGCTATGCGGCGTGCTCTATTTTGTCAAGCCTGTGGCTCTTGTATTCCGCAATGTAAGCAAAATGCATTATACATTGCAGATGATGGTAAGATCGCCGTAAATCCTTCTCTATGTATCAATTGTCTTGAATGTGATCTCTGGCCATGTCCTACATATTTGAGCTAG
- a CDS encoding translation initiation factor IF-2 subunit beta, whose translation MDEYEKLLERARSQVPEDAFKRSGERFQVPKVQIMVQGNRSIWQNFQEIVNILNRPGKEVLKFVAGQLATAGTFEGSTAVFNGKFPAEIVNEVLNRYIEAYVICPVCGRPDTAIVKHSNVYYLNCSACGARTSIRPI comes from the coding sequence ATGGACGAATACGAGAAGCTGCTTGAACGTGCAAGGTCCCAAGTGCCAGAGGATGCATTCAAGAGATCTGGGGAACGCTTTCAAGTTCCCAAGGTGCAGATCATGGTTCAGGGCAATAGAAGTATTTGGCAAAATTTCCAGGAGATCGTCAACATTCTCAATCGACCTGGTAAAGAAGTCCTGAAGTTTGTGGCTGGTCAACTTGCAACAGCAGGCACTTTCGAGGGCAGTACGGCCGTATTCAACGGAAAATTTCCGGCAGAGATCGTCAATGAGGTACTTAATCGCTACATTGAGGCATATGTCATCTGCCCAGTCTGTGGTAGACCTGACACAGCAATTGTCAAGCATAGTAATGTATACTATCTGAATTGTTCCGCCTGTGGGGCTCGAACATCTATTCGTCCAATATAG
- the fen gene encoding flap endonuclease-1, protein MGTKLGDIIKAEVISLQDLSGKAIAVDAFNTLYQFLSTIRQPDGTPLQDRKGRVTSHLSGLFYRNLNLIENGIRLVYVFDGKSPKLKSAEQDRRRSIRVAAQEEWERALEEGRLEDAQKAARKSSRLTSDMIDESKSLLTAMGIPVIQAPSEGEALAAEMTRKDLVWASASQDNDSLLYNCPRMIRNLSVSGRRKRSRSKSYKIIYPELIDLSINLRLLGITREQLIDIAILIGTDYNNKVPGIGPKTALKLIKQYGNLETIQKEKGIAMDFPLEEIREIFLNPPSIELPHLEWHDPSPDDIRAILCTEHDFSESRITAALDRLGARLEELAESSKQSSLTDFFE, encoded by the coding sequence GTGGGAACCAAACTTGGCGATATAATCAAGGCGGAAGTAATCTCTCTTCAAGACTTGAGTGGGAAGGCTATTGCCGTGGATGCGTTCAATACACTGTACCAGTTTCTCTCCACAATTCGCCAGCCTGATGGCACCCCCCTCCAAGATCGAAAAGGACGTGTCACAAGTCACCTTAGTGGACTGTTCTATCGAAATCTGAATTTGATAGAGAATGGTATCCGTCTAGTCTATGTCTTTGATGGCAAATCTCCCAAACTCAAGTCCGCTGAACAAGATCGTAGACGAAGCATTCGAGTTGCCGCCCAGGAGGAATGGGAACGTGCTCTAGAAGAGGGCCGTTTAGAAGACGCACAAAAAGCGGCTCGTAAAAGTTCACGATTGACCTCCGATATGATTGACGAGAGTAAGAGTCTTCTCACCGCCATGGGCATTCCTGTTATTCAGGCCCCCTCCGAGGGAGAGGCATTAGCAGCAGAGATGACGCGTAAAGATCTTGTATGGGCGAGTGCAAGTCAAGATAATGATTCACTACTCTATAATTGCCCTCGAATGATCCGTAATCTCTCCGTATCTGGCAGGCGAAAACGATCACGTTCCAAGTCCTACAAGATAATCTATCCCGAACTTATCGATCTCTCAATCAATCTACGTTTATTGGGTATCACGCGAGAACAACTGATTGATATTGCCATTCTTATTGGGACCGATTATAATAATAAAGTGCCAGGAATCGGTCCAAAGACTGCTCTCAAACTAATCAAACAATACGGTAATCTTGAAACAATACAGAAAGAGAAGGGTATTGCGATGGACTTTCCACTTGAAGAGATTCGTGAGATATTCCTCAATCCCCCGTCTATAGAACTCCCTCATCTAGAATGGCATGACCCCTCTCCTGATGATATTCGGGCGATTCTTTGTACTGAACACGATTTCAGCGAGAGCCGAATTACAGCAGCCCTCGACAGACTTGGTGCGCGTCTAGAGGAGTTGGCAGAATCTTCAAAGCAGAGTTCTCTGACCGATTTCTTCGAGTAG
- a CDS encoding DUF134 domain-containing protein, protein MPRGKRWRRVSQEPSVQVFKPAGIPANVLEEILITVDEFEAIRLADYEGMSQRDASTVMNVSQPTFNRILSSARGKIARGLVQGCVLRIEGGKYLLSDGSGMLVCQDCGAVIDPNAENTHTCPNCGSKRIRWLRWDDDKEEQKDTK, encoded by the coding sequence ATGCCTCGTGGAAAACGCTGGAGACGAGTCTCCCAAGAACCTTCTGTCCAGGTCTTCAAGCCAGCAGGAATCCCTGCAAATGTCTTGGAAGAGATACTGATCACCGTTGACGAGTTCGAGGCAATACGGTTAGCGGATTATGAAGGTATGAGTCAACGCGATGCCAGTACAGTGATGAATGTGAGCCAACCAACCTTTAACAGAATTCTTTCTTCGGCACGAGGCAAGATCGCGCGGGGACTTGTTCAGGGTTGTGTTCTTCGTATCGAGGGAGGAAAGTACCTTCTTTCTGATGGCAGCGGGATGCTTGTCTGCCAAGACTGCGGAGCGGTCATTGATCCTAATGCAGAAAATACTCACACATGTCCAAATTGTGGATCCAAGCGGATACGTTGGCTACGTTGGGACGATGACAAGGAAGAACAAAAAGACACTAAATGA
- a CDS encoding elongation factor 1-beta, whose amino-acid sequence MARVVMTLKIMPEDVDVNLEDLRERIKESIPEGTDVRATEIVPIAFGLKALRMNVAREESMGGPDDIEKAIMALEGVAQVEVEMVSRM is encoded by the coding sequence ATGGCCAGAGTAGTCATGACGTTGAAAATTATGCCTGAAGACGTAGATGTAAATCTAGAAGACCTACGTGAGAGAATCAAGGAGAGCATTCCTGAGGGAACTGATGTTCGCGCAACAGAAATTGTGCCAATTGCTTTTGGCCTCAAGGCTTTAAGAATGAATGTTGCCCGAGAGGAATCGATGGGTGGCCCAGACGACATCGAAAAGGCAATTATGGCCCTTGAGGGTGTCGCACAAGTAGAGGTCGAAATGGTCTCACGAATGTAA
- a CDS encoding DEAD/DEAH box helicase: MTKVSYIKQALIKKQAIEFRKYQVNIAKTAAQKDTLVILSTGLGKTVIAALVAAYRIDKYPDSKILFLAPSRPLVDQQARFMRRVLDIPEEKIVCLTGQDSPSDRCDIWKQSTVIAMTPQALQNDLIQGRYDLHDVSLIVFDEAHRGVGNYAYTFVAEMYEKHGQHRRALGLTASPGHDAEQVKTVCENLRLDNIEIRDTNSPDVREYIVSIDSDVRYITLPSEIEVLRDILYDLLNVYIAPLKNYGYSLSNPRRLSKREILDLQGSIRREIGTFTKPPKHLFIMIRNLTAALRVNGLLEFVGTQGLAPTLRYIQGMYEEIRNKRSSKGVKDLITRSEFKQFENLLQALIAKGHRHPKADMILEIVSEQLSVDKDSRILVFTRFRDTAIEIADILGQLDEARVSRFVGQSSRSLDKGFSQKQQVQVLEGFRNNEFNVLVATQVGEEGLDIPECNLVVFYDCVPSIVPYIQRRGRTGRHAPGRVIIFVARGTHDEFYHWSVISKLKRMASTLREVEDTMDETQTNLEDFVEEEEEKEETTETKATRHTSPRASSEGRVRLIVDSRELPTGVARELARLDIEISGETLEIGDYVASEDVAIERKEANDFIQSLIDGRLFTQLSALRAAYRRPVLIIEGEQIIGLRAVNPAAIYGALASIAIRLQIPILWSRNFEETAQLLYRIAVIEQREEKKTLRTRSGERKASDAQTLEYILSGFPGVDTVISRALLEEFGTLEQIFNTDEKELKRVRGVGPKIASAIKRLLRTKYPTHQN; the protein is encoded by the coding sequence GTGACTAAAGTGTCATACATCAAACAAGCTCTGATCAAAAAACAGGCCATTGAATTCAGAAAGTATCAGGTAAATATAGCAAAGACCGCCGCGCAAAAAGACACTCTAGTCATTCTGAGCACAGGGTTAGGCAAGACGGTAATAGCAGCACTAGTTGCCGCATATAGAATTGACAAGTACCCTGACAGTAAGATTCTGTTTTTGGCGCCATCAAGACCCTTAGTGGATCAACAAGCACGGTTTATGAGACGTGTACTTGATATTCCCGAAGAGAAGATCGTCTGCCTGACCGGTCAGGACAGCCCCTCAGATCGATGTGATATCTGGAAACAAAGCACGGTCATTGCAATGACCCCACAGGCACTTCAAAATGATCTCATTCAGGGAAGGTATGACCTGCATGATGTATCACTCATAGTATTCGACGAGGCACATAGGGGAGTTGGGAACTATGCCTATACGTTTGTTGCAGAGATGTATGAAAAACATGGTCAACACAGACGCGCTCTGGGGCTGACTGCATCACCAGGACACGATGCGGAACAGGTAAAGACGGTATGTGAAAACCTTAGGCTTGACAATATTGAGATCCGTGACACCAATAGTCCAGATGTGCGGGAATATATCGTATCTATCGACAGCGATGTCAGATACATCACCTTACCATCAGAGATAGAGGTGCTACGGGACATTCTTTACGATCTACTCAACGTCTACATAGCCCCACTGAAAAACTATGGATACTCGCTCTCTAACCCGCGAAGATTGAGTAAGAGAGAGATACTTGACCTGCAAGGTTCGATTCGCAGAGAGATTGGAACATTTACCAAACCACCTAAACATCTATTCATAATGATCAGAAATCTCACTGCTGCTCTAAGAGTCAATGGGCTTCTCGAGTTTGTCGGCACTCAAGGACTTGCCCCAACATTGCGGTATATTCAGGGTATGTACGAGGAGATCAGGAACAAACGGAGTTCAAAAGGTGTAAAGGATCTGATCACTCGTTCCGAGTTTAAGCAGTTTGAGAACCTACTTCAGGCACTGATTGCAAAGGGGCATAGACACCCCAAGGCGGACATGATTCTCGAAATTGTGAGCGAGCAATTATCTGTAGATAAAGACTCCAGGATACTGGTCTTCACGAGGTTTCGTGACACTGCAATTGAGATCGCAGATATTTTGGGGCAACTGGACGAGGCCCGTGTCAGCAGGTTTGTCGGACAGAGTTCCCGAAGTTTAGATAAGGGCTTTAGTCAAAAACAACAAGTCCAGGTTCTCGAGGGCTTTAGGAACAACGAGTTCAATGTTCTTGTGGCAACTCAAGTCGGAGAAGAGGGCCTCGATATCCCCGAGTGCAATCTTGTCGTTTTTTATGACTGTGTTCCATCAATCGTACCATATATTCAAAGACGCGGAAGAACAGGGCGTCACGCTCCGGGACGTGTCATCATTTTTGTGGCGAGGGGGACTCATGACGAGTTTTACCATTGGAGTGTAATTAGTAAATTAAAACGAATGGCATCAACTTTGAGGGAGGTGGAAGACACCATGGACGAGACTCAAACAAATCTTGAGGATTTTGTGGAGGAGGAAGAAGAGAAAGAAGAGACTACCGAGACCAAAGCTACTAGACACACTTCACCACGAGCCTCTTCCGAGGGGCGTGTGCGATTGATTGTGGACTCGCGTGAGCTGCCTACAGGGGTGGCACGAGAACTTGCACGACTAGATATAGAGATCTCAGGAGAGACCCTTGAGATTGGAGATTATGTTGCCTCAGAGGATGTTGCAATAGAGAGAAAGGAGGCCAATGATTTCATCCAATCGTTAATTGATGGTCGCCTCTTTACCCAGCTGAGTGCATTACGTGCGGCATATAGAAGACCAGTCCTGATCATTGAGGGGGAGCAGATCATTGGGCTGCGAGCAGTGAATCCGGCCGCAATATATGGTGCATTAGCGTCAATAGCGATTCGCCTGCAGATCCCAATTTTATGGTCTAGGAACTTTGAGGAGACTGCACAATTGCTATACCGAATAGCAGTGATTGAACAGCGAGAGGAGAAAAAGACTCTCAGGACAAGGTCTGGGGAGAGAAAGGCAAGTGATGCACAGACACTAGAATATATTCTGTCAGGATTTCCAGGGGTGGACACGGTAATATCACGTGCACTACTTGAGGAGTTTGGAACCCTCGAACAGATCTTTAACACGGATGAAAAAGAGTTGAAGAGAGTGAGAGGCGTAGGGCCAAAGATTGCAAGTGCCATTAAACGTCTATTACGAACGAAATATCCCACTCATCAAAATTGA
- a CDS encoding DUF424 family protein has product MTSVYMRVRETIEHYVVAICDEDLLGKTLTQGSIKFTVSEEFYGGDLVDVSTCMTHINRATIVNMIGKVTVQAAIDAGIVHKNAVIYIDGHPHAQWVRL; this is encoded by the coding sequence ATGACCTCTGTGTATATGCGCGTCCGTGAGACCATAGAACACTATGTTGTTGCGATCTGTGATGAGGACCTGTTAGGTAAGACCCTGACCCAGGGCAGCATCAAATTTACAGTCAGTGAGGAATTCTATGGTGGCGACTTGGTGGATGTGTCCACGTGCATGACTCATATCAATCGTGCCACTATTGTTAACATGATTGGCAAAGTCACAGTGCAAGCAGCAATAGATGCAGGAATCGTCCACAAAAATGCAGTCATCTATATAGATGGTCATCCTCATGCTCAATGGGTGCGTCTGTAA
- a CDS encoding FAD synthase gives MKVDRMAGKKVLAAGKFDILHLGHIAYLEQARELAGADGELVVVIARDDTIVRERGAPPVFPQEQRRRLVESLKTVTRAVIGYETQDRARIVEVLQPDVIALGYDQETDVERLQQQLDKRGLAVKIVRLEKRDADGLSSSTRIRKRIIEYYKANGTTR, from the coding sequence TTGAAGGTCGACAGGATGGCGGGGAAGAAAGTACTTGCTGCCGGAAAGTTCGACATACTGCATCTGGGACATATTGCATACTTGGAACAGGCACGGGAACTTGCAGGAGCCGATGGGGAATTAGTAGTAGTCATCGCAAGAGACGATACAATTGTACGAGAACGTGGAGCACCTCCTGTCTTCCCACAAGAACAACGAAGAAGACTCGTTGAATCTCTGAAGACCGTTACACGGGCGGTCATTGGATACGAAACCCAAGATAGAGCTCGTATTGTGGAAGTGCTACAGCCGGACGTAATTGCACTTGGATATGATCAGGAAACTGATGTTGAGAGACTTCAACAACAACTCGATAAGAGAGGGCTTGCTGTCAAAATTGTTCGACTCGAAAAGCGTGATGCGGATGGACTCTCTTCATCCACACGCATCCGCAAACGAATTATTGAGTATTACAAGGCAAATGGCACCACAAGATGA
- a CDS encoding CDC48 family AAA ATPase, producing MVEIELKVAEAEHRDIGRFIIRIDAKSMEKLGIRTGDIVEIKGKKTTAAIAWPAYQGDKGREIIRMDGRIRRNAGVSLGDKVVVSRANEETARSVTLAPTSVPIRPEPRFEEFVKRKLLNCPVTTGDIVYIPILGRAIQFKVTEVKPAGTVVVHNVTILAISEKPTGEINGTSQVTYEEIGGLSEPIQRIREMVELPMRHPEIFKRLGIDPPRGLILHGPPGTGKTLLAKAVASESEANFIHINGPEIMSKFYGESEQKLRKIFEDAEENAPSIIFIDELDAIAPKREDVQGEVERRVVAQLLATMDGLKSRGQVVVIGATNRVNALDPALRRPGRFDREIEIGVPDEMGRLEILQIHSREMPLTSEGELTVDLTRLAKVTHGFVGADLQALCREAAMKALRRYLPEIDLDQDEIPQVVLDKLEVNASDFENALREIQPSAVREVFIEVPNVHWSDIGGLQEAKQELVEVVEWPLKKPEAFRRIGITPPKGVLIFGPPGCGKTLLARAVATESEANFISVKGPELLSKWVGESEKAIREIFRKARTAAPAVIFFDELDAIAPKRGGRDGDGHVTERVISQLLTEMDGLESMKDILVIAATNRPDLIDVALLRTGRFDRFVYVKAPDPEGRREIFQIYLKNMPLDDDVDVDRLVAETELFVGGDIEALCREAGMRALREDMNIDKVSWRHFEAALKAIHSSVSPQDLEHYERLNVELRKTTIVATTDQSSYYS from the coding sequence ATGGTCGAAATTGAATTAAAAGTTGCAGAGGCCGAACACAGAGATATTGGCCGATTTATAATTAGAATCGATGCAAAATCCATGGAAAAACTGGGAATTCGCACAGGCGATATTGTTGAGATCAAAGGGAAAAAAACAACAGCCGCAATTGCATGGCCCGCATACCAAGGGGACAAGGGCAGAGAGATCATTCGTATGGATGGTCGCATCCGAAGGAATGCAGGAGTCAGCCTCGGGGACAAGGTAGTAGTGTCACGTGCCAATGAGGAAACTGCACGAAGCGTCACACTTGCACCAACGTCGGTCCCAATTCGACCAGAACCCAGATTTGAGGAGTTTGTAAAGCGCAAGCTTCTGAACTGCCCAGTAACTACTGGGGACATCGTATACATTCCAATATTAGGCAGAGCAATCCAATTCAAAGTCACAGAGGTCAAACCTGCTGGAACGGTTGTAGTGCACAATGTTACAATCTTAGCCATCTCCGAGAAACCGACAGGGGAAATTAATGGAACCTCGCAGGTCACTTACGAGGAGATCGGAGGACTCTCGGAACCAATTCAGAGAATACGCGAGATGGTAGAACTCCCAATGCGCCATCCGGAGATCTTCAAGCGTCTTGGAATAGACCCTCCACGAGGACTCATTCTACATGGCCCACCTGGTACAGGAAAGACATTACTTGCAAAGGCTGTAGCAAGCGAATCAGAGGCCAATTTCATTCACATTAACGGCCCCGAGATCATGTCCAAGTTCTATGGAGAGTCCGAGCAAAAACTCCGGAAGATTTTCGAGGATGCGGAGGAGAATGCACCAAGTATCATATTCATTGACGAACTCGATGCCATTGCACCAAAACGTGAAGATGTGCAAGGTGAGGTAGAACGTCGTGTTGTTGCTCAACTCTTGGCTACAATGGATGGTCTCAAGTCAAGAGGCCAGGTCGTCGTGATAGGAGCAACTAACAGGGTCAATGCACTTGATCCGGCATTACGAAGGCCCGGAAGATTTGATAGAGAGATAGAGATTGGCGTTCCTGACGAGATGGGTCGGCTTGAGATATTGCAGATACACTCACGAGAGATGCCACTGACTTCTGAGGGCGAATTGACAGTTGACTTGACACGCTTGGCCAAGGTCACACATGGCTTTGTGGGTGCAGATTTGCAGGCGTTATGCCGTGAAGCGGCCATGAAGGCACTGCGAAGATATCTTCCAGAGATAGACCTGGATCAAGATGAGATACCTCAAGTGGTATTAGATAAACTCGAGGTCAACGCCTCAGATTTTGAGAACGCCCTACGCGAGATTCAGCCATCAGCGGTTCGCGAGGTCTTTATTGAGGTACCGAATGTGCACTGGTCAGACATTGGCGGTCTTCAAGAGGCTAAACAGGAACTTGTTGAGGTCGTTGAATGGCCACTAAAGAAACCAGAGGCATTCCGCAGGATAGGGATCACACCCCCAAAGGGTGTGCTAATATTCGGACCTCCTGGATGTGGAAAGACACTCCTTGCAAGGGCGGTTGCTACTGAGAGCGAGGCCAACTTCATCAGTGTAAAGGGCCCCGAACTTCTCTCAAAATGGGTCGGAGAGAGCGAGAAGGCGATTCGAGAAATCTTCAGAAAAGCGCGAACTGCCGCACCAGCAGTAATATTCTTTGACGAACTCGATGCGATTGCGCCCAAACGCGGAGGGCGAGATGGGGATGGCCATGTCACTGAGAGGGTCATCAGTCAACTGCTCACTGAGATGGATGGCTTAGAATCGATGAAGGATATCCTAGTCATTGCTGCAACAAATAGACCCGATCTAATTGATGTTGCCCTACTACGTACAGGTCGTTTTGACAGGTTCGTCTATGTCAAGGCACCAGATCCTGAAGGCCGGAGAGAGATATTCCAGATTTATCTCAAGAACATGCCACTGGATGATGACGTGGACGTAGATAGATTAGTTGCCGAAACCGAATTATTTGTTGGAGGCGACATTGAGGCATTATGCCGTGAGGCGGGAATGCGTGCCCTCAGAGAAGACATGAACATAGACAAAGTATCATGGCGTCATTTCGAGGCGGCGCTCAAAGCGATTCATTCATCGGTATCACCTCAGGATCTCGAACACTATGAACGATTGAATGTAGAACTACGCAAGACGACAATTGTAGCAACTACAGATCAATCCAGTTACTACTCGTAA
- a CDS encoding zinc finger domain-containing protein — MKAIRCTSCHRSISPQEDSVKFECPNCGAFTIRRCETCRRFSVKYVCPNCGFEGP, encoded by the coding sequence ATGAAAGCAATCCGATGCACCTCTTGTCATAGGTCAATATCACCTCAAGAGGATAGTGTAAAATTTGAATGTCCCAACTGTGGTGCATTCACCATCCGTAGATGTGAAACATGCAGAAGATTTTCTGTCAAATATGTATGCCCCAACTGTGGTTTTGAAGGACCTTAG
- the deoC gene encoding deoxyribose-phosphate aldolase has product MELTVTKLAQMIDHTELKPDATEERIRSLCSEAVAHKFGAVCVNSHNVAIAAEALKGTEVKVCSVIGFPLGAMITDAKVCETRAAVKNGAAEIDMVLNIGAFKSGDFEAVRSDIAAVVEGASGHTVKVILETGYLTTDEIVQACKICEDAGAHFVKTSTGFGPRGASVDDVKIMHETVGGRLGIKAAGGIRTFEDALAMISAGATRIGASKGIQILAGFHE; this is encoded by the coding sequence ATGGAGCTAACTGTTACCAAATTGGCACAAATGATTGATCATACGGAACTCAAACCCGATGCTACTGAAGAGCGAATTCGTAGTCTTTGTTCCGAGGCTGTGGCACACAAATTTGGAGCTGTCTGTGTTAATAGCCATAATGTTGCCATTGCAGCCGAGGCCCTAAAAGGTACAGAGGTTAAGGTGTGCAGTGTTATTGGTTTCCCCTTAGGTGCCATGATAACTGATGCTAAGGTCTGTGAGACCCGTGCAGCAGTCAAGAATGGTGCCGCTGAGATCGATATGGTGCTGAATATTGGTGCCTTCAAGTCGGGTGATTTTGAAGCAGTACGATCTGACATTGCTGCGGTAGTAGAAGGTGCATCTGGTCATACCGTTAAGGTCATTCTTGAGACCGGGTATCTCACTACCGATGAGATTGTACAAGCCTGCAAGATCTGTGAAGATGCAGGTGCTCACTTCGTAAAGACATCAACAGGGTTTGGTCCACGTGGTGCGTCTGTAGATGATGTCAAAATTATGCATGAGACCGTGGGTGGGCGTCTTGGTATCAAGGCAGCTGGTGGAATTCGCACCTTTGAGGATGCACTTGCAATGATCAGTGCAGGAGCAACAAGGATTGGTGCAAGTAAAGGTATCCAAATCTTGGCTGGTTTCCACGAATAA